TACTTAAACACGGAGCGCAAGCAAATGGGAAGGACTACAGGAAGCTGGCCCATAAGGTCTTGGATGAAGGCGCTGAGGTGAGGTCGTGGAGTGCGGAAGTTACCAtccagtgcaagcaactagacgaggtcacgaactcgaacgacgtcgtctctgccgtcagagaccGGTGTGGTATAGAGGTCGAGAAGacctaccctagcagcacacatgttgcatataggttgctgcaacttatatgtgaccagattaagttgctgcaaccatttttgtctaacttgtgctgctcgggtatgtACGCCTAAGAGGCGGTCCCATTGGCATGCAGGTAGCTTACCTTAGGTAACCGGTTGCGAAAGCCAGAAAGTTCATGGAGCGAGGGAAGTTTAAGATTgtctggtcagtatgcccagaaAGCaactccagccaccttcagtggacaggtgctatcggtgcttagaGTCGGGGCTGGAAGGGCCCAGACCATAGCAACATGTGCCGTCGTTGTGGTGAAGAAGGGCACAAGGCACAGAAATGCGATAAGGCGCCaaagtgcctcatctgcgccagcaaaaagcaagcctgtaaccacgttatgggtggacctTCGTGTCCATTCGGAGAGACAAACAAGAAGAAGTAACACAACTGAATCTCaaccactgtgcaactgcccagcagcttctgtggcagtcggtcttgGAGTCGAGAACCGATGTTGCCCGATTACCGATAACAGCAATTGGATGGCGCACACtcaatttttatttctgcagctcggcaaaatctgcacagccgtgtgcccagcAAAACGAGATTTTAACGCTTTGACAGCGGAGTGGgacagccgctgcaccaatcgaaggggtcaagcgttactagaggcgctagcgaagctcgacgcagtgctagcACTTTCAAAAGgaacggggtcgagtcatggattgacgtaacgtttgtcattcctggtctggcaccagacttggactggatgGTGGATGAggacacccatagtgatcatctaacaattcgctttaagatcaactatggcgtgcaacGTCTAAGCGGAGATATATTGATAGCTATCGCACGTGCAGATGCCCgatatactggtggagtgccgagattggcagaaattggtgttgttgccgaaggccgAAGGCCGAAGACATGTATAAGCGTATAGAACCATCTGTTTTATAGACACAAATGGCTGACTCCGTACTCAGAGGATACGGAtggcctgtcaagcaatcagttcggtAAAGGTAAATCTACGTTGGACGCTAATACCTCAGTGGTAAAGATCGCCTCAATAacgatccaacagaaaaggcgaggtattcgatacaTGCATGTTGTACCATTtcaacgcattcaacagcgcaagctggaatgccatcgcgctctcgttacaccggcttagcctgctgGGGGGCTTTACcagattttggaaagctatttcgagaccgatgccggtcagagaagcgttGCTATTACCGCAGaagttccgcaaggttcaatactggcccgatattatggaaccttatgtacgacgggttctgaagctaaagctccctcctggtgttaagatcgtcggctttgccgATGACGTAAActtagaggtctacggggaatCAATCCCGAGGgcggattggatgagcgctagaggccaggagctcgctcaacataagacggaggtggttatcgtcaacaaccgcaagtaGGTTCGacatgcagtgattcatgtggatgaagtcgcgatcgcataAAACCGGAGTTCgaagctccttggggtcgtTATTAACGGCAAGTTGACCTTCGGCAGCCACgtcgactatgcgtgcaagagggcttcgactgctgttgcggcattatcgaggatgatgtccaacagttccaaggtgtgtgccagtagacgtaggcgtGTTTCGAGCTACAtagcaccagaggagcccgcgaacgcACCAGGGTGACTTcagttgccagatggcagcgcgagtgggttaactcttctaaaggtacgtggacccaccggctgatacctaacatgggtggggagaccccatggggaagttcacttccatctgacacaattcctgtcaggccacggCTGCGGATGGTAGTGGCTGGTAACCGATGCTATTGGGAAAGGTACAGCGTTTCAAGGgtagaagagaaacgaatccagcACATGCGTGCCTGTCATACAGCCGACataaattctacaaaaatggCAAGATTTTGACCTCACAAGGTAAATGCCCCCCAACCCTAAATGTGATTATTATGATAGTCCTTTAAAACTTGTGTTCTTTATCTGAGGAAGATATTCTGAGTAAATATCTTTTGTGGTACTTTCAAGCAAATCCTCAACATACCTTCTTTCTTAATAATCAATCCAACATCATTTTTTACTAACacgatttcttcatttcttttttCCTAGGATCTCTCTTACAAACTGACCGCAATGGTAACTCCAAGAACCTGTCAGTCAGCCCTAAAACTCCAAGTTTAACGTCGCCGCCGTTGAGATCTCTTCATATCTCCCCtcatcaccaccaccatcatcagTCGTACAACCTGCCGTCTTCTCTAACCTCATCACACCACGCATCGTCGCTGAACTTGGGTGGCAAATATGATCTCTCCTCGCTGTCCACGGCAGGATCGCTGGGTAGCATTGGCGCAGGTGGAGGCAATGGCTCAGGAACGGCCTCCTCATCCCACCAGCAGTCGCACAACACCTCTCACATATACAGCACCCCTACATCCAATCCGTCCCATCATGTAGCCGCCAACAACTACATGCACAACACTGGCACCAGTTTAGGGTCATCTCCATTTGGTCAAATCAAGTCGGAATCCAACCCACTGGCTTCATCAACCCCAACGTCGGTCGCGTCCAATGGATACGGTGACTACATGAACAACTGCCTCCAAAGCGGATACTTCGGGGGTACATTTGGTTCGCTGCATTCTCACCACAGTCCACACTCGACCGGCATGGGCGGAACGGTTAACGGGGCCCTTCCGCACacccatcaccaccaccaccatcacagTACGGCAGCGGATCTCGCTGGGTACCATCACCAGCACAATGTCATACAGGCGGCCAAGCTGATGGCCTCATCCTAAGCAACCCGCAGAAAGACGCTTCCGAATCTCTATATCTATACGATTGTTCATAGTACTTAATCCAGTTAAGTTCCTCGCTTCTACAGCTTGCTTATTTTTAGGAAAGTGTAGTAGTTCGTTTTGTAGATAATTAATTCAACTCTATTAGACAAAAAAGACTTATGGAAGATAAAATTTATCTCAGTAACTTTGTATCTAAAAATGACAAATTGTATAACGATTTATTGGCTTGTTAGGTGTAATAAGGATAGTTTTACCACGGCAAGAGTAGTATTTCCTGAACCGATCATTATGTGAGATAATCGTGATAATTATTATTCTTTCCCATTGTCATATAATACTTACGTACAATTTCGCCAATTGACATGTATTTATTTCAGTTTCGTACTATTAGCGCATAAGATCAGTAGGAAAGTCCAAAACCGAACATCTAACAGTATTGGTGAATGAGTGAGTTCAGCTAACAGCAAGTATTTGATGTCTTCAATTGGCAACATCTATAGCAAGCTTGATATTTATTGAAAGTATGATATAAATACGTTCATAGTAGTTTAATCATGAATATCCTATTTAGTTTTAGCTTACCTgtaagaaaatatgaaaaaaaaaacaattgtttgATGAATTAATAAATCAAAAGGCTTGAAATAAAGTTGATTGTTTGTGATTATTCATAGAAGAAAATATATGATGGGTaagttttgaattaaatttatttatattttgaagTTCGCAATATACCTTTTGTATTTGTATCTAACTTTAGATTTTATTTAACAATAATTCATAACTACACAAATAATCTTCTAACGATTTTCAATGTATATGTGGCTATGAGCAACTATATACTGCccacccagtaaaccacatatcgtatatgaaATGATAAATTGTATCGCATATATTGCTATTTTCTTTCACATTCGTATATGACTGCTTATATAGATGgctaaaatatgaatattattgTATATGATAGCAGGGTAAGCAATATATACGATTGCGTTTATGGAAGTCATAAACCTATATAAACAATATCAGTTTTATCGGATCAAATCGGAAATATCGCTtatgtatacaaatattgtCATGCAAATCATATACCGATGTGCGTTGTACGTATATAGCTTCCACCTTCTGCGCGTTGAGCACTGAGCCACTGAACCTTACCGATTGAATTAATTTCAAAGTTACTTACTTCATTCCATCCGATCTGCCAAAATTCCGAATATTGCCGGTTTATTTTTCACTGCCAACCAGTATCGCTCAATATCTGCACTAACAATTTATCGAACAACTAAAATGTAATTAAGTTGTAAACACAGTTCGAGAGTAAACACGATGAAAGACTGATGTTGACATTTCATAATCGTTTATACGTGGGTTGAATCGTTTGGAATGATGCGCAATCGTTGTTATGTACGAACATTATCAGGATAATCATATGTTGTTATCATATACGATTCAAGCCACATTTGTACGCACAACAACAAGGGATCCGAATCGTATCAATGTAGTTCATATCGTACACTGAAGCTCTTGTCAATAATAAATCGCCATCTAgattatgattgtcaaaatTTTGCTGCTTTTCAAGAGTTGCTGAGTAGCGCAAGGGTAGAGCATCAGCCTTTAGTTCCAGAGGTCAAATGTTCGAGACAGGGTTGttaccatttattttttcaaatattcactAAGTCGTATAAATGTTCATGGAAACTCGAGAAAGTCGTTATTTAGcccgtatatggcctccactttagtaggtatatagcgattcggtgcattatatacataatatctTATGTGTATATGATGACCTATATCAATGGCAATAGGTataaaaatgttgactgggtgaTAGCAACGTCTTTTGATCAACACCATTGTACATTTCAATATCGATTAAAGTGAATCTTGATCTTGTACTTGAAAGCATTTCATTCCTGTAAATAACTGGCAATTCGTTCCAATATTTGACTGCACGATGACGAAAAGATTCTTTTAAATAATTCGAGCGATACCTAGGGACAGTTAACAGGAAAGTACGGGATGATCGaataaatgtgaaaaagttGTGGAGGTACAGTCGGGATTCACTGGTTGGGaatttaatacttgggtcactttttagttgggcctccgctggttggccCAACTAAGAAGCAACCGtaagtcaaaattcaatgtaaacacgaaaaacgggattgggcgtcactggacatcatttgtgatgttcaag
The nucleotide sequence above comes from Armigeres subalbatus isolate Guangzhou_Male chromosome 3, GZ_Asu_2, whole genome shotgun sequence. Encoded proteins:
- the LOC134219486 gene encoding GATA-binding factor A isoform X3, which gives rise to MFHSTAAAAYSDMTAAAVATGNSGSYHQTASAAAAAAAAAANAPVYVPSNRALGHSQYGHATNFPAQNGWPTDGFGTTHTQLPPQFYAQNVMMSSWRAYDPTGFQRTSPYGNLKKTATRRLGLCCTNCGTRTTTLWRRNNDGEPVCNACGLYFKLHGVNRPLAMRKDGIQTRKRKPKKAGSGGATDVMALVSGKKDDMNDGSLLQTDRNGNSKNLSVSPKTPSLTSPPLRSLHISPHHHHHHQSYNLPSSLTSSHHASSLNLGGKYDLSSLSTAGSLGSIGAGGGNGSGTASSSHQQSHNTSHIYSTPTSNPSHHVAANNYMHNTGTSLGSSPFGQIKSESNPLASSTPTSVASNGYGDYMNNCLQSGYFGGTFGSLHSHHSPHSTGMGGTVNGALPHTHHHHHHHSTAADLAGYHHQHNVIQAAKLMASS